GAGGAAAATGTACATTAAAGATATATTCTTCAATTAAATAGTCAACTTGTCAACGTGGATTTTCAATCAGACTCTGAGTGACGGCCGGCCGAGGAAAACTGCTGATCTCTGGATAAGCAAGAAGCTTTCAGTAGAAACATTTAGGCAAAATAAAGgagctgtgttttattttaaaatgtacaaaaggTTGAAGAGTTTATATTAGAGGGAGCAACAGAGAGAGCCAGGGCCAGAGAGCAAGCGAGCTGCCCCTGTCTCTCAGTTCACACGAAACGCGTCAAGACAAGGAGGGTTCTCCAAGCCAGGAGGCAAGCAGAGCAGGAAGGAGCACCTGGTTTATTCTGTATAAACACAAAGTGTGCTTTTCTTTAACagtgaaaagcaaaaagaaatgctaTATCGTACTGTGCTTCTAGAGATACTATTAGTGAAAGTTAGCCATTCACATAGCACAATAACTGtttagctgttaaaaaaaaaaaaaaaaaaaaaaaaggttcaggaAGGAAATGCTGAGCAGAGGAATGGTTGGCTCTGAACCCCGGACTCAAGCCTCCTGGCCAGCAGAAAGACGAAATTGAATGCTAATTAAAGCTCCATTTAACAGGGAGGATAAATTAACTGAGTGGTTACCATGGCAACGGAGGAAGTCTAAGGGATCAGAGTAACCTGCCTCAAAACCAGGTAGCATCATGTTGATGTTCTCCTTGAATAAATTTATCTTGACGATTCCCTGCCCAGAGACTCCCCTGACCACGTGCTCTGTCTGGGTAGGACTGGGCCACACAGACCAAGGCATTTTTCATAAATTGCACTAAGAAATAAATCAACATAAAATACTAAGTATATGTAAGACGGTAATTTTTCTCGGCCACCAATGGGCACTGAGATTTCCCAGAAAACCTCGCTTGAAAATTCATTCATGTCACTGAATGTCAGTGACAAGGGACCTCCAGGGTGCACCAGGGCCTTGGgcgagtggggtggaggggctggGTCTCCGGACCCCCGGTCAGGACAGCCCATGCGGCAAGGCTTGGGCTCTCACGTTCGCCTCACACTGCTTTGGTGGGGACACGGCCCCTCGTCCGTCTTTCACTCAGCTGGTCCCCCAGGAACACTGTTAACCAGTCAGACACCCAGTTCCTATTCTTCTTATAAAATAAGCCTATTTGCATGAGTACctttaaaaattagcataagaAACTATGGAGCCTAGTGGAAGGGGCACATCCAAAGCCTTGAATCTTGGCCTTGATTCTGCTCCTTAAGAAGCTGTGtgatccgggcgcctgggtggctctgttgttgagcatctgccctccgctcgggtcatgatcccagagtcctgggattgagaccctcagcgggaagcctgcttctccctctcccactcctcctgcttgtgttccctctctcactgtgtctctctgtcagataaataaataaaatccttaaaagagagagagagagagagaattaaaaaaaaaaaaaagaagaagaagaagctgtgTGATCGTAAgaaacttaacctctctgaataaATCTCCAAAGGGAGAACATGAGAATAGATCTGTAACTTTCAACTCTTATGAAGGAGTGAAACTTCCAAAATTTTCTGTGAAGTGTAAAATTAAACagaaactcaatttaaaaatgaaactaaattaaTGGAGGGTTGGGGACCTAACACCAGAAGGCGCAGACTTCCCCGTAAATCATGCAGCTCCTTGGAGCACTGGTTCCAAGACAGTATTCTACGACCAATCAAAATCAGGAGTAACAAACAGAGATTTTCATACAAAGACATGTCAtctgcgcgcgcgcgcacacacacacacacacacacacagaggcacgtCTGTAAAACGGAGATACTTCAGTTTCTGATGAAAGGCATAAAAGGCAAGAGTCAACTGTAATCTAGGTTCCTATTCACAGTACCAGCTCCAAGTCACCACCATTCATGCCTGGAGGGCAGGTTGGCTTACGGACCCATGAAAGTAATCTCTGACAGGGCTAGTTGTTGCATGGACCAGGGAGGCCAGCAGCTAAGTGGAGAAGTATTTCTGCGTAAACTAGGTCGGCCAGGGTTGCGCACCCACCCCTCAAACGCAAGCTCCCAGCACCACCACGGTCCCACGGCTTTTCTGCTTCACACATCCTGGATTTCACTTTTGCTTTAATGGCTTCAACTTGGATTTTTcttggagcataagaaataacgtGTGTAGCCACTCTCAGATGGGTGTCAGCTAGCAAGAAGCACAGGAGACTGTCTGACCTTCTGGCCGGCTCTGCAAACTTTTCTCCCTGTGTCTGCTCCAGTGGACTCAACATAACCCACCTCGTGACCCCTTCCTTCCAGCTTCCAGCGAGGTCCAGCCAGGGGGAAGCCCaacagaacagcagagggagggaggcaagtTCGGGGTGCTTACCAGCCCTGTGAAGTCCTCTCAAGGTGATTTTTCCTCCCACCAAAGGTCATACTCACTGTTCCCACCTTCAGGCTTTTGGgtctggaggagggagaagctcCTGGTACTACACGAGGCCTGTGATTTCCCTGTAACTTGTCCATAACTTGGTAAATAATCACAGTATCAAACTCTTCCCTCCAGATTCTAATGGCAAGTGAGTGAGTCAGTAAAGAGCTCCCCCAGCATGGGGTCCCTCCTGACCACCAGGCACCCGTACGCATCCCTCCTCAGGACCTTTACAAAATTCTCACCTGCACGTTGCTTTCAGTCCAAAGTCCTCCTGAGGACTGTAAGCCTCCCCCACTCCAGAAACCCATTTGCTTAACAGACAAAATGAGCTGCCCTCCACATTCCCAACATGCGTCAGCAGCGGAGGAAGAGAACCAGCACTAGAGTACACAGTGACCCCCAGTCGCACAGATGACCCTTTACCTGCTCCTGGGAGAAAAAACCCTCAGTCTGAGGCAGCCAACTTGTGACCCTGATGAAACGTCCACTGGACAGCGGTGCTGGACCTCACATCCCCGAGGCACTGGTGAGCCCCAGAAGCTACCGGCTACCTTCTTGGGTGTGTGTGGCTGGGCATGGAGATGTACACATACTGGGacattatgtgtgtgtgcgtcGTTCGCATATACACTTTCAAGCTACTTTTGAGTTTTCTGTACCTTATTATGAAAATCATCACTGAATCATTCTTTCTCAACTAGGTCAGCGAGAGCCCGAACACGATATTCTCACCGGTGGTACGACTTGTCCACCGTGAAAACAAACAGCAGAGGCCCAGCGCTGGAAGTGACAGGCGAGGGAAGGGGGCCCACATGTGCAGGGTGAGGAGTCGGTGATACGAGCCGTACTGAACCTGGGAGCGAGCTGTGTGTGCTCCGGACTTGGCagtggagaagagaaaacagagaaatgccACGTTCGCACTGGACAGAGTGGAGGGAGCTGCTGAGAATCTGCACCAGACCTGAAAGTCAATAGACGTTATGTAACATCAtctaatgaaattaaaatcagGAACATCAGTGCTTCTAACCTTTCAGGGGAACAAGGTCTTAGGAAAAAGCAGACGCGGAAACTCCAGGGGAGTGGAGCCGGGGGTCTGCATTTCCAACAGCTCCCAGAAGACATGGAGCTGGCCCATGACTTTGGGGAGTGAGGTCCCAGATGGCATCGGTGGCAGCTGGCAGCCCCCACCGCACAGTAGGAGCAGCTCCAAGAAGGGAGCAGCCCCTAGGTCCGCTGTGGGGTGTAAAcagcagcagggtgtgtgtgtgtgggcgcaGATTCTGTTTGACCCGACTGAGGCAAGTCAGCCCTTCTTGGGGAGAACGGTGTATGCATAGAGAATGTGTACGCAATGTAGGAGTAGTCTCTCCTTTCCAGAAGATTTCATAGAgcatgatgatggtgatggtgagggGAAAGATACACCCTGCTTGAGTAACACTAGGGGTTACAGTAGACTCTTGCACGTTTTTCCAAAACCCCTTGCCCTTACTGCCCAAAGCCCTAGACCAAGCCTAGCTGGAGTCGGCTTGGTAGTGATGAGGCTTGGAAAAGCAGGGTTCTACAGCAGTAAATAACACATCGCTGTTTATCTGCAAACACAGATACAAAAGATACAATATACATACAACATTGTTCATACAGATATAAAAAAACAACGTTCTTATGCAGCTTATTATAActttaatattagttttaggataactattgtaaaatgaaaagaaataatcaaaattattctaaaatagccacaagtgttttaaaaatccatctctACAGtgacatatatttaaattcaccaaaaaaagaaggaaaaaatgaattttctttatgaagtgcttattttctttaaaaataaattaaccacAGATTCTTTAAATAACAAACATCCTTAGCGTATTTAAGATTCAATCCGACTTAAATTTCACCCATATTCTCAGGGATATACATTAGTAATTGCAAGCATATTCTCAGGGTCAGCTCTGCAAAAACACTTCATAAAAAATTGAGCCAGTCATTCGGGCAGAGTTTCTACAGATGCCAAACATTTGGAAGCATCTGAATGATtgattccatttttcatttttcatctaaATGTTTTTGCATTTTGTGGAGTAGCTATTGCTAGAGTATACCTTAGTTTCTCAAAGttcaatgtattttaaagatggaGGAACTTATAATTACCAAACCCTACATATGGGACTATACGTTCACAAACCTGCTAAATGTAAGGGTTCAAATAAAAGTCAAAAATGTAAAGAGCCTTTTACTTCTGTACATGCAAGTTATACTAGAAAACAGCTGCGCCCAGTGAAAGCTTTTGCATTGATTTAAATTTACATCCACTATATTCCATCAGTCCGTGATTTCAGCATGCTAACAATAAAAATGGACTTTCTTCCTATTGTGATGTGTGCCTCAAACCCCTCGTCAGAAGTGCTCTCAGGACTCGAGCGGCGGCGCGGTCGCAGGAAGCAAGAACTGCCGACCACGTCAGCACCGTCAGCAGCTCTCTGTGAATTTCAGCAGAACAGATCTCTTGAAACCCTGTATTGCTAACTCTTCAActagaaatgcttttaaaatgacACCAGTCAATTCCAGAAATGACTATTTCAATCCAGACTATCATTCGATTGGTTATATTTTCATTAGCATCGTGGTTATTGATAACGTTTGATGACATTTAGTAAGGGCCCTGCCTGAAGAATGTCAGATGTCAAGGGTTCTGAATAACGAAAGCCATACTTACTTCCTGCTGGTAGatacatttggattttattttataatataaatacagcATAATATCAATTATTGAAATGTGCAAggcagggggtgtctgggtggcccagctAACTGggggtccgactcttgatttcagctcaggtcatgatctcagggctgtgggatcgaaccccacactgGCCTCTGTGCCtggcttggagtctgcttaatctgcttaagattctctctccctctctccctttctctctccttctctaaaaaaaaaaaaaaaagaaagaaagggaggaagaaaaaataaaacgtTCAAGgcagttaaaatatattttgatcttAGTAAAGTCATAGCAATTTAAGGACACACAAATGAAGTGCCCTTTTTAGAGACCGGCTCTCTTCTCAAACTCAAATGTTCCTACTCTGTGGGGAGAAAATAATCACCCGTTGCCATCTGCCAAAATCCTGCTGTACaagatattgtttaattttttcctgaaaCATCGTTACAATAGGTCCTTCTTATCCCTACTCGGATATCTCTTAATGCGTGCTTCTGTAAACATGAACTAATGGTTCCATGGGAGGTAGCAACAGTGAAACACAACGTATTAGATACATAATCACGGCAGCGGCTTCCCGTCAGCTCAAGCAAGCAGAGGTCAGGACCGCCAGTGGAGGCCCGCCAAGCCCGACTATGAGCCGGGTGTCCGCGGGGATGAGGGCGCAAAATATTGGCCTTAAGACGACTTCAGGTCTATAAACCATCTGAAAAGGATCCGTTACATGCACTGGAATTGCCGCCCGACTGGTCATTTGTCAACAGAGGGGAAGGTAGGCATCCAGGGCTCCTTCCATGTTGTGCCGCAGCACAGCAGGCGCAGACACTCCCAGGCCACTCGGTGGCATAATGTTCCAAATGTGCCAGGCTTGCACATGGATTCCCTCCCCGCCTCACCCCCTTCTCCACCCCTGCAGGCCTGCAGCTCCAGCTCCACACGCAGGCGAGCCCCGATCCCCTCGGCCCTGCGCTCACCGACGGGCAGCAGCACGGAGTCTCCGGGCAGAAAGCCTCCCCTGCCAGCCTGCATGCCAGGGATGAAAAACAGGAGCAGCCCAATGTGCGGGTGAGCGCAGGGCTCTCCGCAGGAGCTCTCCCCTCCTCGGGGAGGATGGAAGGTTTCCCTTTGCTGCCCTTTGGAACTCCAAGTTCCATCAGAGCCGGGGTCCGCCTGCTTCGGGTCGGTGCTGAGCATCCCAAGTCCTCTCTATTGGGCTGCACGATAACAGCGGCAGGGGATCAGAAGCAGCATTATTGCCATAGTCAGATGTTTCCATGATTCTAAGCAAGGGTGAGGTGAGCCAACTTGAGCCAACTGCGGATCAGGCGGACGAATTCGTATCCCTTGGCAACCACACATACCTCTCACCTTCACCCCGAAGCAGTCCGTGTGCTGCCTCACGGTCCAGCTAGCCGCAGCCCGCCCTCACTGGGGTGAGTCCCCACGCTGGTATGAACCCCCATTCACGGGCGGGGGTCCTCACTCACGGTCATGAACCTTCCCGCACTGGCGTGAACTCTCACACACCCCTCTGAGCCCTCACACTTGTGTGAACCCTCAGTCACTGGTGTGAGTCTTTGTTCACCGGCATGAGTCGTCCCTCACCGCCGTGAGCCTCTCCTACTGGTGTAAACCGGCACTCACGGGCGTAAGTTCTTACTCACGGGGTGAGCCCTCGCTCGGTGCCCTGAGATCTCACGACTCTGATTACTGGGTATGTGGATACTTAACAATCCAGAATATCTTAGTCCCCTTCCTAACTACAGATTCTCTGTGTAGCTTTGAATGAATTAAAATCATGCGGCCCCCGAAACTAGAGAATACAGGTAATGCTCTTTTTTTATGAATTACAGTAAGAAattatgaaatacagaaaaagactTAATGAGACTATACACTATGAATGATTTAGTAATAGTTAGAAATGTTCAATCCGTTTTTTTAAGGCACTGAACTAAAAGGTGGACAtacattattgtatttattattcacAAAGCCCCTGACGTGATACTACTAGGTCATTTCCCTTCTAGGCATAAAGAACCTGGGCTCAGAGACACTgtcttgcccaagttcacaggCTGCTACGTGGGAATAAGAACTCGGGCCCATGTCCGTGACCCACAGCCGCATTCATGCTCACTCTGTATGCTGCTCTCCTGAAGGAAAGTGGACACCAGACACCAGGACACTGTCTCTTCAAAGTGTGTCTGCCTCTCATTGCAGTCTGCTCTTGCGCACAGGGAACAAAGTCAAGCCCATGCTCCTTTTAAGCCTCCCCATTAACAATCCTCCTCCTCTTGGCCATAGGGTAAGAAAACTGAGCGAGAGGAAACCAGTCATGTCACAGAGCATTCCAATCCTTCTTTTGTGACCTTTGTTTGGCTCCTGTCCCTGCTGGACTGGCACTGCAGTGTGGCTTTGTGGGTATAAAGCATGTAtcgagaaagaaaaaagaggtggAGGACCCCCACACCCTCGCCGAAGTGTGCTTCGTCTGCACAGGAGAGAGAGGACCGGGTAGAAGGTGTATTTCGTCCATCCAGAGTGCGCCACGGGACAGCAGGCGCACGTTATTGCCATCAGAGACTGCGCTGACGACACTGACCCCAGGAAGACTCACGCTGTTAGAAACCGTGTCTTCCTAAATGCTTCATACACTTTCTAGTGCATTCACAACGTGCTAACAATGTATCGATAACAATAACAGAGCTGATGAAAGGTAAGTATTTAGTAACATTTCTTTATAGCAACATAAAGTTGTTCTTGATGAAAGGTAATATTTTCCTCTCCAATACCACCTTAGTTAGTTAAATGATTAGTTAGTTAACTTAGTTAGTTAAATGATCAGCATAATGGTTGGACAAATATAATAACTCATTGAAAAACATGTAGCTAATATCTATTTTAGCAGTGTTTGAAGGTAGTTAGTCATCTCAAATGAAATTTATACCTTTACAGGAAGAGTGAAAAGTCATTGTAATTGAAGCACTGGAGCTTTATACTATTTATAAGTTGGGAAAAAATAACTTGTCCATCTTACAACATAGATCTACAATAAAAGTGGGTTAAACACAACTTTCCcctctcttgttaattttctttctatgATCTAACACAGCTttctcaaaaaggaaacaaaactaaatcAAATCTAGCAGAAGCTACTTTTGCCAATAGAACTTAGGGCCGTGTCACTGTCTTGTCTCTTTTCAACCCTTCACAGTAGAAGGCTGTTCTGACTAAAGAAGGGAATTAAATTATCTAAGATGAATGTATCACCTCTTCTTGCATGAAAACAGATGACGAAACTCATAGTGACTATTTTAGTGAATAGCTTCAGGTCTTTGCAGGAGtactgctttttttgttttctgacttttcCGTAACAGAGTTACTCAGCTTTAGATTTCAGACACCATCCAACCCCACCTCTCCACGTTACAGGAAAGAAGTGCAGAGCCCAAGCCACTTGTCAAACATAACTCGTATTTTCACGTAAGCCCGTTTACACTTATTTTGCTTTGCCTGAACCAGCACAGACCATTAATTTAGCCAGTCGGAGTGTGCTAACAGTGGATGCATAACCCGTATTTCCGGTGGCTGGAGAACTCCAAGTGGCTCTTCCTGACAACACCATAAACTGAACAGTCAGCTGAGATGACAATTCAGTGCACTTTTTTAATTTCGTTGAGAAAGTCTGTAAAAATGGTTTATACAAACTGAGTGGCTCCTGGAATCATTTCAGAACAGAGCTttgcaaaaatgaatgaattaaaacatGATGGTCTGATCCCTAAGTTCCAGATCTCACGCATCTTGTGAAACTAAACACCAAACAAGCACCATTTCTGTGCTTCTTGTTTACGCGCCTAAGTATCTGATGAGTTGGGCTACAGAACTGCATATACGATTGGGTGATAGAatggagtcattaaaaaaaatccatttgtctGTCCCATTAAAAACCAccaaagatggggcacctgggtggctcagttggttaagcatctgccttcagcttaggtcatgatcctggggtcctgggatccagtccacatccgctccctgctcggcagggtgtctgcttctcctgctgacctctctccgctcaagctcgctctctcaaataaattataaaatcttttttaaaaaccacaaaggaaaaaaggacagTATTAATTACTATTCTTCCTTGGTTGGTAGAATTTATGGTGCGGGGGGAGTAGTTCTAATTGGTATTTTTTAGAaaaacctaaattttaaaaattaattcttaaaattaatttgttatttctaattgaagcatagttgacatatagtactagtttcaggtgtacaacatagtaatttcaCACGACATATACTAGAAAACGCTCACCATAAGCGTAGTGACCATCTGTCCGCACACGATTACAGTATGACCGGCTGTACTTCCCATCCCTgaggtgtatttattttataacaggaactttgtgcctcttaatcctcttcattGATTTCACCTGATTTtgtaaaatagtatttaaaaggaaagactctatgtaattaattaatatgtgatttaactttaattaatatGTGATtaggcttgttttctttttttactatagaaatatatatacgtacacacacacatatgtgtgtgtgtgtgtgtgtgtgtgtgtgtgtatttatttatttatttcccaaagaCATTTTACACCAGAATGTTCTACAACAGAAGCTTCATGTGCCCCTTctgctgggtgggaaggaggcttcctgcacCAGCCACTGCAGGTCCCCACAGACGGGAGCTTTGTCACTAGGCGGCGCTTGGGCAACAGACGGGCACCCCTCCgtcaggggaaagggaaaaaggaaaaaaaaaatcctactttatCTGAGCAAGAACTGTTTGATAAGAATCCCCTCCCCTTGTTTTTGAGTATATCTTAGCAGAAACGTTCACATTTTAGTCATATGGCCTGCCAAAAGAAGGGCTCACTGAGAAATAAAACCATTTCCTTTTAAGGAGAGTGCAGTCTACACATCCCCCAAAGGTGTGGAGGGGATTTGGATGATCACATTTTAGTATCTTCTGTCTCTATTCTGTTTACCCCAGCTTCACTTTGACAAACACCTACAGAACTAGTgaggggagacagagacagagagggagacagagatagagcagagacagagactgggccagagagacagcagagacagagacagaaacagagacagagactgagacagggagcagagacagagagacagcagagaCAGACAGGGACACAAAGAGACACAGACTGAGAGAGTTCCTTCCCTGGGGGTCCGCGCCCCTGCGATCCGAGAGCACCCGCTCAGGGGTCCGCAGCGCGGGCCGCCGCATCTCCGCCGCGGCCCTGGGTGCTGGTCGCGTTAAGGGTGAGGCTTTTAGTTCCTGCGCGCACCCTCCCTTCTGGCGTCCTTCTGAGAACACCTTTCCCACTCAGATCGCTGACTTGGAGGATGTCCAGCTCTTGCCCAGAAAGCGCCAATAAAATGGGAAAGCGCGCAGTTGATTGATAATacattttacaagaaaaaaaaaaaaatgaaagcagataAGCTGTGAAGCCTCACAAATGTGCCTGCCTGTATCCAAAGAACCAAAACTTTCGGAAAGACAGGGCCTGAGGGAGGTGTCCCAAGGTCTGCCGCGGGCGTTTCCGAGGAAGGGGAGCGAGCGACTGGTCCCCAGAGCCCGGCGTGCGGGCCACTGTCCCCTGCGGGAGGGGCTTCGGCTCCTGCGTAGGTGTTGGTTGGGGGGGTCTGGGGGGGCTGCCACGTGTCCTGCCCGGTACCTGTGTGCATCCCCAAGTCATAGGGCCTTGCTCCTGTCCCGCCCTTAacccagccccctgccctgggGGCTGCCCGGCCTCGGGGACCTGGCCTCGGGCTCCAGACCCTGGGGCGGGGCCCACCTCCTGGGGTCTTGACAGTGGCCCCCAGCCGCGCCGGAAGATCCCTCCGAAAGGACAGACGCTAATTGAGTTATTAAATGTCGAGGCAATCAGGCAGCTCCTTTTTTAATAGCCCAAGATCTACATTTAGACAAAAACAGATCCGAGTTCCTGGTAAAGGCGTTTCTTCTCATCCTGTCACAAGTGACAGGAACGgagggaaacagactgagggagcgcagggggaggggaagaccgAGGGGAGGGAGGCgcgcggcgggggaggggagaggggagagccgGGGTGGGGAGCGAGGAGATGAcggaggagatgggggaggggagagcgcggggcggggggagggggacagtcgggggtagggagaggagggggtgTCTGACGAAGATCCGCACCGGGGTACGGGCACTCGAGCGGCTTCTAATTAAAGCCCCGCGCGGAGCCCTCGGGGACCGGCCTGACGTCGGCGGGCGCGGGCATAAGAAGCGGCCGCGGCCGGAGCGCAGCCCAGGCAGCCGCGCGTCCAGCGCTCCGAGCGGCGGAGCCACCGCGTCTCCATCCCCGCGCGTCCTGTGCGCTCCGCACGCCGGGTCGCCGCGGGCCATGGAGTAGCGGGGCGCGCGGCGGCTCCGGGACGCGGGGACAGACGCCGGGACAGACGCCGAAGGACGCCCGCGGCGCCGGAACTCGGGGACAGGTAAGCTGGCCGCGCTCCGTCGCGCAGGTGGCCCCGCGGGCGGCGCCGGGCAGGTGTGGGCCGGGGTCTGTCCCCTCCgagaaggcggggggggggctctAAAATCTGGCACAGCGCGCGGCTGGCGCGAGGGTCCCGGGGCGCGGGGGGCGTTTTGGGGGGACACCCGGCCGGGAGGAGGCGGCGACCACCACACAAAGGCAAACTTGAGCGCGGCCGCTCGGGCGGGGCGCGCGGCCCCCACTCCCCGGAGAGCGCAACGCCGGGGGTCGAGAGGAGAGAGGGGCCCGGGCAGGACCCTCCCCGCGTCCCCCGGCCGCCCGGGACCCGAGGGTGCGCGCCCGGCCCGCCGCGGAGTGGACGCGGCCGCGCCGCCGGGCTCGCGAGGTTGAGAAAGTTGTGGCGGTGGCGTGCGCCGCGGAGTGCGGGCGGGCGCGCGGCCCTCGGAAAGTTGGGAGGCCGGCGCGGAGGCGGGCCTGGCCGGGGGAGGCGCGCAGCGGGGCGGCGGCGCCCGAGGCCCGGCTCTCGGCTGCGCCGCGGCGGGGCCTGCGCGGGCCCCGGGGACACCGCGCCCCAGCCTCCGCCGCCGGCCCCTGGTCtgcgcgcgggggcggggggccgcGGGCTCCGCCGGAGGGGCCTCCCCCGCGCCCCGCCACCGCCCGCCGACTTTCTCCCCGGTCTCCCCCGCACGCAGCCCCTCCAGCGAGCCGAGCTCCCTCCGGCCGAGCGAGCGCACGATGCGCGGGCCCGGGCGCCCCCtcctcctggggctgctgctggtGCTGGGGGCGGCGGGGCCCGGGGTCGCCGAGCCCCGGGAGGCGGCCGACGGACAGACCGTGCTGCGGCTCATCGTGGAGATCCTCCAGGAGCTCAAGAAGTACCACTCGGGCGAGTCCAAGAGGCTGCAACTCCCGGGCCCGCACGACTACGCTCTGGGCCGCAGGGAGGTCCCGGACTACCCGGTTTATCCCGAGGAGCAGCGAGTGGGTGAGTGTCCTGGCGACGGGCTCGCGGACGGAGGGACCTGCGGGCGAGTGTGCGCTGGAGAGGGAACCCCCGCGCGTCTGCGTACCTGTCAGGTCTCAGCAGAACCTGAACTCGCGTTTGCTTGGAAACAGAACCGACTTTGAGAAAGCAGATGTGTTTTAATAAGATAAAACCGTTTCGAGTGCTTGGAAAaaactaggctttttttttttttttttttttttgaaaaaactaGGTGGTGGGTACAGGCTGATGCCTGGCGTGTAACTGTCCCTACCTCACTTGCAAGACACGTGAGCTGTTACCTAGGTCGGGAGCTTTGGCACAG
This genomic interval from Mustela lutreola isolate mMusLut2 chromosome 9, mMusLut2.pri, whole genome shotgun sequence contains the following:
- the ALKAL2 gene encoding ALK and LTK ligand 2, which translates into the protein MRGPGRPLLLGLLLVLGAAGPGVAEPREAADGQTVLRLIVEILQELKKYHSGESKRLQLPGPHDYALGRREVPDYPVYPEEQRVEIVPRDLRMKDKFLKHLTGPLYFSPKCSKHFHRLYHNTRDCTIPAYYKRCARLLTRLAVSPMCMEG